A region from the Bacteroidota bacterium genome encodes:
- the trkA gene encoding Trk system potassium transporter TrkA, whose product MNIIIAGDGEVGLHLAQELSSESHNITIVDPHEDLIRMVESHSDLLAIKGDSTSVEVLRNANVKKADLLISVLHDERTNIVTASLGKQLGAKRSIARVNNLEYLIPTNLALFNQMGIDSLVCPEDIAATEITNLLRQTAATEIFDFSGGKLFLFLIKLEENAPVANKSLTQIAQEYSHLDYRAVAIHRNSKTIIPKGNDKIMANDLVYVITKPGGIDHLLKLGGKTRIEIKNLMILGGGRVGRTTAKRLEKTLDIKLVEMDKEKSANLANYLEDTLVIQGDGRDLQLLEDEGISKTDAFIACTNSSETNILTCLHAKKLGVKRTIALVENIDYIDISQNLGIDSVINKKLTTASYIVRFTMDAEVTSLKCLSGINAEVLEFVAKPHSAITKKPIKDLNMPGGALIGGIIRGEDSFIAVGDFQVQENDKVVVFSLPEAIHKVDRLFN is encoded by the coding sequence ATGAATATCATCATTGCAGGAGATGGAGAGGTTGGGCTGCATCTGGCCCAGGAGCTTTCGAGCGAAAGCCATAATATTACTATCGTCGATCCTCACGAGGACCTTATCCGCATGGTGGAATCACATTCCGACCTTCTGGCGATAAAGGGAGACTCAACATCGGTAGAAGTACTGCGCAATGCCAATGTGAAAAAGGCCGACCTGTTGATCTCAGTCCTGCATGATGAACGGACAAATATTGTTACCGCATCACTGGGCAAACAGCTGGGCGCCAAACGTTCTATTGCCAGAGTAAATAACCTGGAATATCTCATTCCGACAAACCTTGCCCTTTTCAATCAGATGGGCATCGATAGCCTGGTTTGTCCGGAAGATATTGCCGCCACGGAAATCACCAACCTTTTGCGGCAAACAGCTGCCACGGAAATATTCGATTTCAGTGGTGGTAAACTTTTTCTCTTCCTGATCAAACTGGAAGAAAATGCTCCTGTTGCAAATAAATCCCTTACTCAAATAGCCCAGGAATACAGTCATCTCGACTACAGAGCCGTTGCTATCCATCGTAATTCCAAAACCATTATACCCAAGGGCAACGACAAGATCATGGCTAACGACCTGGTCTATGTAATTACAAAACCCGGAGGGATAGACCACCTGCTGAAGCTGGGAGGAAAGACAAGGATAGAGATTAAAAATCTTATGATCCTGGGTGGTGGCCGGGTAGGCAGGACAACAGCCAAAAGACTGGAAAAAACCCTTGACATTAAGTTGGTTGAGATGGACAAAGAAAAAAGCGCCAATCTTGCCAACTATCTTGAGGATACCCTTGTCATCCAGGGTGACGGACGCGACCTTCAACTACTTGAAGACGAGGGCATAAGCAAAACAGATGCATTTATTGCCTGCACCAACAGTTCTGAAACCAATATTTTAACATGCCTTCATGCTAAAAAACTTGGAGTCAAAAGGACGATCGCCCTGGTTGAGAATATTGATTACATCGACATATCCCAGAATCTTGGTATCGACAGTGTAATCAACAAAAAGCTTACCACAGCCAGTTACATTGTAAGATTTACCATGGATGCTGAGGTCACATCCCTCAAGTGTCTCAGCGGTATTAATGCAGAAGTTCTTGAATTTGTTGCCAAACCACATTCAGCTATTACAAAAAAGCCCATCAAGGACTTGAACATGCCGGGAGGAGCGCTAATAGGAGGAATCATTCGTGGTGAAGACAGCTTTATTGCTGTCGGAGACTTCCAGGTGCAGGAGAACGATAAGGTTGTAGTTTTTTCACTTCCTGAAGCCATACATAAAGTAGACAGGCTCTTTAACTAA
- a CDS encoding amidohydrolase, whose product MQDLKITLIQTSLVWEDKKSNLRMLEDKIMSIQEPTDLIILPEMFSTGFVITPQTLAEPWDGPAFQWMKLMASHKACAITGSIIVEDQGKYFNRLYWITADGFYRMYDKRHLFRMGKEHESFSMGKSRSVIDYKGWKILPLICYDLRFPVWSKNRYINGKYEYDLLIYAANWPAVRSNIWKNLLMARSIENLAYVAGVNRVGLDGNNVDHSGDSCVLEPSGKILLSIPPGMEKTANITLSMENLHQFRENFNAGLDWDSFSIQC is encoded by the coding sequence ATGCAGGATCTGAAAATCACATTAATACAAACTTCCCTTGTCTGGGAAGATAAAAAGAGTAATCTCAGGATGCTGGAAGACAAGATCATGTCTATCCAGGAACCGACTGATCTGATCATATTGCCTGAGATGTTCAGCACGGGTTTTGTTATCACTCCACAAACACTTGCCGAACCCTGGGACGGCCCTGCTTTTCAATGGATGAAGCTGATGGCCAGTCACAAAGCCTGTGCCATCACAGGCAGCATTATTGTGGAAGATCAGGGCAAATATTTCAACCGGCTATATTGGATCACTGCCGACGGTTTTTACCGGATGTATGATAAAAGGCACTTATTCAGGATGGGTAAGGAACATGAGAGCTTTTCCATGGGAAAATCACGGTCAGTCATCGACTACAAAGGATGGAAGATCCTGCCACTTATATGCTACGACCTGCGTTTCCCCGTTTGGAGCAAAAACCGCTACATTAACGGAAAATACGAATACGATCTGCTGATATATGCTGCCAATTGGCCCGCAGTAAGATCGAACATATGGAAGAATTTACTGATGGCCAGATCCATTGAAAACCTTGCCTATGTTGCCGGTGTCAACAGGGTAGGTCTGGATGGCAACAATGTTGACCATAGCGGCGATTCCTGTGTACTTGAACCCTCAGGGAAAATATTACTATCTATTCCCCCGGGAATGGAGAAAACGGCGAATATCACACTGAGTATGGAAAATTTGCATCAATTCAGGGAGAATTTCAACGCGGGTTTGGATTGGGACAGTTTTTCCATTCAGTGTTAA